The Agromyces marinus genome window below encodes:
- a CDS encoding LysR family transcriptional regulator: MLDVRRLRLLVELAQRGTLTAVAEALSYSPSSVSQQLSQLEKEAGVPLLVQVGRRVQLTPQAELLVGHAQAVLERLEEAEADVARSLTTVSGTVRIAVFQSAAHAVVPQALTLLAAEHPSLRVEVTEREPEIALFDVAARDFDLVIAEQYPGHTRPLHAELDRVPLARDAIRLALPPHPSARRRGLPRPDPVAAALPMHAPTELLRLVADDGLAAAADRPWVMEPRGTASREWAEQLCRQAGFEPDVRFETADLMAHIRLIRSGNAVGLLPDLVWAGEPPSVQLASLPADPFREVFSSTRRAASRRPAVVAARDALARAAARSEPTPTHDG, encoded by the coding sequence ATGCTCGACGTCCGACGCCTGCGCCTCCTGGTCGAACTCGCACAGCGCGGCACGCTCACGGCCGTCGCCGAGGCGCTCTCGTACAGCCCGTCGTCGGTCTCGCAGCAGCTGAGCCAGCTCGAGAAGGAGGCGGGCGTCCCACTGCTCGTGCAGGTCGGCCGCCGCGTGCAGCTCACCCCCCAGGCCGAACTGCTCGTCGGCCACGCCCAGGCCGTGCTCGAACGGCTGGAAGAGGCCGAAGCGGATGTCGCGCGCTCGCTGACCACGGTGAGCGGCACGGTGCGCATCGCGGTGTTCCAGTCCGCGGCGCACGCCGTCGTCCCGCAGGCGCTCACCCTCCTCGCCGCGGAGCACCCGTCGCTGCGCGTGGAGGTCACCGAGCGCGAGCCCGAGATCGCCCTGTTCGACGTCGCCGCGCGCGACTTCGACCTCGTGATCGCCGAGCAGTACCCGGGCCACACTCGCCCGCTGCACGCCGAACTCGACCGGGTGCCGCTCGCACGAGACGCGATCCGGCTCGCACTGCCCCCGCACCCGTCGGCGCGCCGGCGCGGGCTGCCGCGCCCCGACCCGGTCGCCGCCGCCCTGCCCATGCACGCCCCGACCGAACTGCTGCGGCTCGTCGCCGACGACGGCCTCGCCGCGGCGGCCGATCGCCCGTGGGTCATGGAGCCGCGCGGCACCGCGTCGCGGGAGTGGGCCGAGCAGCTGTGCCGCCAGGCCGGGTTCGAGCCCGACGTGCGCTTCGAGACGGCCGACCTCATGGCTCACATCCGGCTGATCCGCTCGGGCAACGCCGTCGGGCTCCTGCCCGATCTCGTCTGGGCCGGCGAACCCCCGAGCGTGCAGCTCGCGTCGCTCCCGGCGGACCCGTTCCGGGAGGTGTTCTCCTCGACCCGTCGCGCGGCATCCCGCCGCCCTGCGGTCGTCGCCGCGCGCGACGCGCTGGCGCGCGCGGCAGCTCGCAGCGAACCCACCCCGACGCATGACGGGTGA
- a CDS encoding proline dehydrogenase family protein, with protein sequence MPGRTLEGRGRQLPRARPRPKDIAVVTTPKLLADVLPDTDHVIALVERWLAESERHPVDPAAERLAGVLKDPNGLAFTVGFVDGVMRPEDLGVAARNLAEVAKLTPKFLPWFLKAAIRLGGAVAPLLPWIVIPIARRVLRAMVGHLVLDATPAKLGPAIAKLRESGNRLNLNLLGEAVLGEHEADRRLQGTYDFLARDDVDYVSIKVSSVVSQLSMWSFDEAVEKVVAKLTPLYELAARGAAQGKAKFINLDMEEYRDLDLTIAVFKQVLEQPQLQQLEAGIVLQTYLPDALGAIQDLTEWAQARRAAGGAPIKVRVVKGANLAMETVDAHIHDWPLATYSTKQDSDTNYKRVLHWSMTPERIDAVKLGIAGHNLFDVAHAHLTAKERGVEHGVEFEMLLGMATGQAEAVRGDVGRLLLYTPVVNPSEFDVAIAYLIRRLEENASQENFMSAVFELSQDRGLFDRERDRYLRSLDALDGVPADASAPAPNRTQNRRTEWDEQDAADLGAVAGAPAPGDEHEGSLTSVVLGITRGSAADGEVTDAAASAHLAGSGLTGPGVTPGFRNEPDTDPALAANRDWGRRILARVPGSTLGIDTLRANRIETADELESLMTAVTERGAAWGALSGDERAAVLHRAGLALAANRDRLIEVMAAETGKTIDQADPEISEAIDFAHYYAERARELDHVQGARFVPSKLTVVTPPWNFPVAIPAGGVLAALAAGSGVIIKPAKLSQRSGAVMVEALWEAGIPKDLLALVDLGSRDLGTKLVSDEKVDRVILTGAYETAELFRSFRKDLPLLAETSGKNAIIVTPSADLDLAASDVVKSAFGHAGQKCSAASLVILVGSVAKSERFRRQLVDAATSLRVGWPEHPSSQMGPLVEPADGKLLHALTTLGADEEWLVEPRRLDDTGRLWSPGVRANVKPGSYFHLTEFFGPVLGIMHAKDLDEAIRFQNAVDFGLTAGLHSLDADELATWLDRVEAGNLYVNRGITGAIVQRQPFGGWKRSSVGAGAKAGGPNYLFGLGDWAPDHSEPSRSLHLRGLEQRVSDLIEASQSSLAYEEYEVLRRSALSDAVAWADEYATVKDVSGLGVERNLFRYLPVPVTVRVSEDAALADGLRIIAAGLLARSPLAVSTAHELPKGVRALLAARDIRIVREGDAGWIDRAAKGEVTGRVRLLGGSPSALAEATGGTPDLAVWSHPATPSGRVELLPFLHEQAISITNHRFGNPTTISDGVI encoded by the coding sequence ATGCCGGGGCGCACACTGGAAGGGCGGGGCCGACAGCTCCCGCGCGCCCGACCGAGACCGAAGGACATCGCCGTCGTGACCACACCGAAGCTGCTCGCGGACGTACTCCCCGACACCGACCACGTCATCGCGCTCGTCGAGCGCTGGCTCGCCGAGAGCGAGCGCCACCCCGTCGACCCCGCGGCCGAACGCCTCGCGGGCGTGCTCAAGGACCCGAACGGGCTCGCGTTCACCGTCGGGTTCGTCGACGGCGTCATGCGCCCCGAAGACCTCGGCGTCGCCGCGCGCAACCTCGCCGAGGTCGCGAAGCTCACCCCGAAGTTCCTGCCGTGGTTCCTCAAGGCCGCCATCCGCCTCGGCGGCGCGGTCGCCCCGCTGCTGCCGTGGATCGTCATCCCCATCGCGCGCCGGGTCCTCCGGGCCATGGTCGGCCACCTCGTGCTCGACGCGACCCCCGCCAAGCTCGGTCCCGCCATCGCGAAGCTGCGCGAATCGGGCAACCGACTGAACCTCAACCTCCTCGGCGAGGCCGTCCTCGGCGAGCACGAGGCCGACCGTCGCCTGCAGGGCACGTACGACTTCCTCGCCCGCGACGACGTCGACTACGTCTCGATCAAGGTGTCGAGCGTCGTCAGCCAGCTCTCGATGTGGTCGTTCGACGAGGCCGTCGAGAAGGTCGTCGCGAAGCTCACCCCGCTCTACGAGCTCGCAGCGCGGGGAGCGGCGCAGGGCAAGGCCAAGTTCATCAACCTCGACATGGAGGAGTACCGCGACCTCGACCTCACGATCGCGGTCTTCAAGCAGGTGCTCGAGCAGCCGCAGCTGCAGCAGCTCGAGGCCGGCATCGTGCTCCAGACCTACCTGCCCGACGCGCTCGGCGCCATCCAGGACCTCACCGAGTGGGCGCAGGCCCGTCGCGCCGCCGGCGGCGCTCCCATCAAGGTCCGCGTCGTCAAGGGCGCGAACCTCGCCATGGAGACCGTCGACGCCCACATCCACGACTGGCCGCTCGCGACCTACTCGACCAAGCAGGACTCCGACACCAACTACAAGCGCGTCCTGCACTGGTCGATGACGCCCGAGCGCATCGACGCCGTCAAGCTCGGCATCGCCGGCCACAACCTGTTCGACGTCGCCCACGCCCACCTCACCGCGAAGGAGCGCGGCGTCGAGCACGGCGTCGAGTTCGAGATGCTGCTCGGCATGGCCACCGGCCAGGCCGAGGCCGTGCGCGGCGACGTCGGCCGGCTACTGCTCTACACGCCCGTCGTGAACCCGTCGGAGTTCGACGTCGCCATCGCCTACCTGATCCGCCGGCTCGAGGAGAACGCGAGCCAGGAGAACTTCATGTCGGCAGTGTTCGAACTCTCGCAGGACCGCGGCCTGTTCGACCGCGAACGCGACCGCTACCTCCGCTCGCTCGACGCGCTCGACGGCGTGCCCGCCGACGCATCCGCACCCGCCCCGAACCGGACCCAGAACCGCCGCACCGAATGGGACGAGCAGGACGCCGCCGACCTCGGCGCCGTCGCCGGCGCGCCCGCGCCCGGCGACGAGCACGAGGGGTCCCTGACGAGCGTCGTGCTCGGCATCACGCGCGGTTCGGCAGCCGACGGCGAGGTGACGGATGCCGCGGCATCCGCTCATCTCGCCGGATCCGGCCTCACGGGGCCCGGCGTCACCCCGGGCTTCCGCAACGAACCCGACACCGACCCCGCCCTCGCGGCGAACCGCGACTGGGGACGCCGGATCCTCGCCCGGGTTCCGGGATCGACGCTCGGCATCGACACGCTGCGGGCCAACCGCATCGAGACCGCCGACGAGCTCGAGTCGCTCATGACCGCCGTCACCGAGCGCGGCGCCGCATGGGGCGCCCTGTCCGGGGACGAGCGCGCGGCTGTGCTGCATCGCGCCGGCCTCGCGCTCGCCGCGAACCGCGACCGCCTCATCGAGGTCATGGCCGCTGAGACCGGCAAGACCATCGACCAGGCCGACCCCGAGATCAGCGAGGCGATCGACTTCGCGCACTACTACGCCGAGCGCGCCCGCGAACTCGACCACGTGCAGGGCGCCCGCTTCGTGCCCTCGAAGCTGACCGTCGTCACGCCGCCGTGGAACTTCCCCGTCGCGATCCCCGCCGGCGGCGTGCTCGCGGCGCTCGCCGCGGGCTCGGGCGTCATCATCAAGCCCGCGAAGCTCTCGCAGCGCTCGGGTGCGGTCATGGTCGAGGCGCTGTGGGAGGCCGGCATCCCCAAGGACCTCCTCGCGCTCGTCGACCTCGGCTCGCGCGATCTCGGCACCAAGCTCGTCTCCGACGAGAAGGTCGACCGCGTCATCCTCACGGGCGCCTACGAGACGGCAGAGCTGTTCCGGTCGTTCCGCAAGGACCTGCCGCTGCTCGCCGAGACGAGCGGCAAGAACGCGATCATCGTCACGCCGTCGGCCGACCTCGACCTCGCGGCATCCGACGTCGTCAAGAGCGCGTTCGGCCACGCCGGCCAGAAGTGCTCGGCCGCGTCGCTCGTGATCCTGGTCGGGTCGGTCGCGAAGTCCGAGCGGTTCCGCCGCCAGCTCGTGGACGCCGCGACGAGCTTGCGCGTCGGCTGGCCCGAGCACCCCTCCAGCCAGATGGGGCCCCTCGTGGAGCCCGCGGACGGCAAGCTGCTGCACGCCCTGACCACGCTCGGCGCCGACGAGGAATGGCTCGTCGAACCGCGACGGCTCGACGACACCGGCCGGCTCTGGTCGCCCGGAGTTCGCGCGAACGTCAAGCCCGGGTCGTACTTCCACCTCACCGAGTTCTTCGGACCGGTGCTCGGCATCATGCACGCGAAGGACCTCGACGAGGCCATCCGCTTCCAGAACGCCGTCGACTTCGGGCTCACCGCCGGCCTGCACTCGCTCGACGCCGACGAGCTCGCGACGTGGCTCGACCGGGTCGAGGCCGGCAACCTGTACGTCAACCGCGGCATCACCGGCGCGATCGTGCAGCGCCAGCCGTTCGGCGGATGGAAGCGCTCCTCCGTCGGCGCGGGCGCGAAGGCCGGCGGACCGAACTACCTGTTCGGGCTCGGCGACTGGGCGCCCGACCACTCCGAACCGAGCCGGTCGCTGCACCTGCGCGGGCTCGAGCAGCGCGTGAGCGACCTCATCGAGGCCTCGCAGTCCTCCCTCGCCTACGAGGAGTACGAGGTGCTGCGCAGGTCGGCGCTCTCCGACGCGGTCGCGTGGGCCGACGAGTACGCCACGGTGAAGGACGTGTCGGGCCTGGGCGTCGAGCGGAACCTGTTCCGCTACCTGCCCGTGCCGGTCACCGTCCGCGTCAGCGAGGACGCCGCGCTCGCGGACGGCCTGCGCATCATCGCGGCGGGCCTGCTCGCCAGGTCGCCGCTCGCGGTCTCGACCGCGCACGAGCTGCCGAAGGGCGTCCGCGCACTGCTCGCGGCCCGCGACATCCGCATCGTCCGCGAGGGCGACGCCGGCTGGATCGACCGCGCCGCGAAGGGCGAGGTCACCGGGCGGGTGCGCCTGCTCGGCGGCTCGCCGAGCGCCCTCGCCGAGGCGACGGGCGGCACGCCCGACCTCGCGGTGTGGTCGCACCCGGCGACGCCGTCGGGTCGTGTCGAGCTGCTGCCGTTCCTGCACGAGCAGGCGATCTCGATCACGAACCACCGCTTCGGCAACCCGACCACGATCTCGGACGGGGTCATCTAG
- a CDS encoding IS481 family transposase encodes MSYATHARAALTVTGRIKIALLVVDDGWTQARVAERFQVARGTVSKWVARYRAGGRAAMQDRSSKPKVSPSRTPQRTERRIIGLRVNRRWGPHRIAYHLGLPQSTVSKVLNRYRVPLLGQVDKNTGVRVRKPKPVRYERAVPGELVHVDVKKLGRIPDGGGWRTLGRSAGRKHRSGAGYSYLHSAIDDHARLVYSEILDDERKDTAAGFWERANAFYTGHGITVQRVMTDNGSCYRSKAFNDALGENVTHKYTRPYRPQTNGKIERFHRTLADEWAYARHYASDQQRATSYPDWLHHYNHHRPHTGIGGLAPIDRVHNVSGKNN; translated from the coding sequence GTGTCCTACGCTACCCATGCCCGTGCTGCGCTCACCGTGACCGGGCGGATCAAGATCGCGTTGCTCGTCGTCGACGACGGGTGGACACAGGCTCGTGTCGCTGAACGGTTCCAGGTCGCTCGTGGCACGGTGTCGAAGTGGGTCGCCCGGTACCGGGCAGGCGGGCGTGCGGCGATGCAGGATCGGTCCTCGAAGCCGAAGGTCTCGCCGTCGCGGACGCCGCAGCGCACCGAGCGTCGCATCATCGGGTTGCGGGTGAACCGGCGCTGGGGTCCGCACCGGATCGCGTACCACCTCGGCCTGCCGCAGTCGACGGTCTCGAAGGTGCTGAACCGGTACCGGGTGCCGCTGCTGGGACAGGTCGACAAGAACACCGGAGTCCGGGTCCGCAAGCCCAAGCCCGTCCGCTACGAACGCGCCGTGCCGGGCGAACTGGTGCACGTGGACGTGAAGAAACTCGGCCGCATCCCCGACGGCGGCGGGTGGCGCACCCTGGGCCGTTCCGCAGGGCGCAAGCACCGGTCCGGGGCCGGCTACTCGTACCTGCATTCCGCGATCGATGACCATGCCCGCCTGGTGTACTCCGAGATCCTCGACGACGAACGCAAGGACACCGCCGCGGGGTTCTGGGAACGCGCGAACGCGTTCTACACCGGCCACGGCATCACCGTGCAACGCGTGATGACGGACAACGGGTCCTGCTACCGCTCGAAGGCATTCAACGACGCGCTCGGCGAGAACGTGACGCACAAGTACACCCGCCCGTACCGGCCACAGACGAACGGCAAGATCGAGCGGTTCCACCGCACCCTCGCCGACGAATGGGCATACGCCCGGCACTACGCGTCAGACCAGCAGCGCGCCACGAGCTACCCCGACTGGCTGCATCACTACAATCACCACAGACCCCACACCGGGATCGGCGGCCTCGCACCCATCGACCGCGTCCACAACGTCAGTGGGAAGAACAACTAG